The proteins below come from a single Deltaproteobacteria bacterium genomic window:
- a CDS encoding inositol monophosphatase, whose amino-acid sequence MDLDYIKRTGIAAAFNGGRVLRSYVGKDPGVRKKGAIDLVTRADTDSEKVIIETILERFPGHAVLAEESGLRQANRETVQADSRQNGDGCRWIIDPLDGTTNFAHGLGIFSISIAFERDGEIMIGIVLNPISGELFSAVAGEGAFLNDRPISVSAETRLSDSLLATGFPYNLPEVMPELQARLKACMSRAQGIRRLGSAALDLCYLACGRFEGFWEQNLHPWDTAAGVCIAREAGAVVTDFSNRQFTIDKKEILATNSRIHSEMLDLITLKEA is encoded by the coding sequence ATGGACCTCGACTACATCAAAAGAACGGGGATAGCGGCAGCCTTCAACGGGGGGCGCGTGCTGCGGTCCTATGTCGGCAAAGACCCCGGCGTGCGAAAAAAAGGGGCGATCGACCTGGTCACGCGTGCCGATACCGATTCAGAAAAAGTGATTATCGAAACCATCCTCGAACGGTTTCCCGGTCATGCGGTCCTGGCCGAAGAAAGCGGCCTCCGGCAGGCAAACCGGGAAACGGTACAGGCCGACAGCCGCCAAAACGGCGATGGGTGCCGATGGATCATCGACCCCCTCGACGGGACCACGAACTTTGCCCACGGACTGGGTATTTTTTCGATATCGATCGCCTTCGAACGCGACGGGGAAATCATGATCGGAATCGTCCTGAATCCGATCAGCGGGGAGCTCTTTTCGGCCGTGGCGGGTGAAGGCGCCTTCCTGAACGACCGCCCCATTTCCGTGTCCGCCGAGACGCGATTAAGCGACAGCCTGTTGGCGACCGGATTCCCCTATAACCTGCCGGAAGTGATGCCCGAACTGCAAGCTCGGCTTAAAGCCTGCATGTCGAGAGCCCAGGGTATCCGGAGGCTCGGTTCGGCTGCCCTGGACCTGTGCTATCTGGCATGCGGCCGCTTCGAAGGCTTCTGGGAGCAGAACCTGCACCCATGGGATACCGCGGCCGGTGTGTGCATTGCCCGGGAAGCCGGTGCCGTGGTAACCGACTTTTCCAACCGGCAGTTTACCATCGATAAAAAAGAAATCCTGGCCACCAATAGCCGCATTCATTCAGAGATGCTCGACCTGATCACATTAAAGGAAGCGTAA
- the hflX gene encoding GTPase HflX gives MKRLHGNPKGLKKNQIRRLENLYRRRTPPHLVLTPELGRDLSRLSREVNRQIGLLIDRKGRVAAVIIGNHHAIVIPQMREYRTAPDRLKGVRCVHTHLDSQALTRDDLNDLVLMRLDLMAAITVNADGLPGKLHISHILPGKTEGPPYRLLDPIEPGQTDIGCDELISSLESELAQTGEQLTTEPQTERALLVSVTTASRGKAEDALDELEELVGSGGMQVVDKVLQQRRAVDGKFLLGSGKLQELTILALQKGASLIVFDQELNPSQIRSITDRIEMKVIDRTQLILDIFAQRARTREGKLQVELAQLKYLLPRLVTKNTAMSRLTGGIGGRGPGETKLEINRRRARTRIAQLESSLDLVRKQRHQRKAKRAKRDLPIISIVGYTNAGKSTLLNTLTKSHLLAEKRLFATLDPSSRRLRFPRDTQVIITDTVGFIQDLPEDLKVAFRATLEELENADILLHVIDVSNPRCLEQVGAVETILADLNLHRIPTLKVLNKQDLVSAAIMEKMINSIGGISICAKNRKTTLPLIEALEAMLEKRSLTPTPSE, from the coding sequence ATGAAACGATTACACGGTAACCCGAAAGGGCTTAAAAAAAATCAGATACGGCGCTTGGAAAACCTTTACCGCCGGCGTACGCCGCCACACCTTGTCCTGACGCCGGAGCTCGGTCGAGATCTAAGCCGCCTGTCCCGTGAAGTCAATCGACAGATCGGTCTGCTCATCGACCGCAAGGGACGGGTTGCCGCAGTCATCATCGGTAATCATCACGCCATCGTTATCCCCCAGATGCGTGAATACCGGACGGCCCCCGATCGTCTGAAAGGCGTCCGTTGTGTTCACACCCATCTTGACAGCCAGGCACTTACCCGCGATGATCTCAACGACCTGGTTTTGATGCGCCTCGACCTCATGGCGGCGATAACCGTGAATGCCGACGGGCTCCCCGGCAAGCTGCACATAAGCCACATCCTCCCCGGCAAAACCGAAGGGCCCCCCTATCGTCTTCTCGACCCCATCGAACCCGGTCAAACAGACATCGGTTGCGACGAACTGATCAGCTCTCTCGAATCGGAACTTGCACAAACGGGTGAGCAACTGACCACGGAACCGCAGACCGAACGGGCCTTGCTGGTCAGCGTGACGACAGCTTCCAGGGGAAAGGCCGAAGACGCTCTGGACGAACTGGAAGAACTCGTCGGCTCCGGCGGCATGCAAGTGGTTGACAAGGTTCTCCAACAGCGACGAGCCGTCGACGGCAAATTTTTATTGGGTTCGGGAAAGCTTCAAGAACTCACTATCCTGGCACTCCAAAAGGGAGCCAGCCTCATCGTTTTCGATCAGGAACTCAACCCGTCTCAAATCAGGTCCATCACGGATCGAATCGAGATGAAAGTGATCGACCGAACGCAGCTCATCCTGGACATCTTCGCACAGCGCGCCCGCACAAGGGAAGGCAAGCTGCAGGTGGAGCTGGCTCAGCTCAAATACCTGCTGCCGCGCCTGGTGACGAAAAACACCGCCATGTCGCGCCTGACGGGCGGCATCGGCGGCAGGGGGCCGGGCGAAACCAAGCTGGAAATCAACCGTCGAAGGGCCAGAACCCGAATCGCCCAATTGGAAAGCTCCCTGGACCTGGTTCGCAAACAGAGGCACCAGCGCAAGGCAAAGCGCGCCAAACGGGATTTGCCGATTATTTCCATCGTCGGTTACACCAACGCAGGCAAATCCACGCTGCTGAACACCTTGACCAAAAGCCACCTGCTGGCGGAAAAGCGCCTCTTCGCCACTCTGGACCCATCGAGCCGACGCCTGCGCTTCCCCCGCGACACGCAAGTGATCATCACCGATACAGTGGGTTTCATACAGGACCTGCCTGAAGATCTGAAGGTAGCCTTTCGCGCCACGCTGGAAGAGCTTGAAAACGCCGACATCCTCTTGCATGTGATCGACGTCAGCAACCCACGCTGCCTGGAGCAGGTCGGTGCGGTGGAAACCATCCTGGCCGATTTGAACCTGCACCGGATCCCGACTCTGAAGGTGCTGAACAAACAGGATCTCGTTTCCGCAGCAATCATGGAAAAAATGATCAACAGCATCGGAGGCATTTCCATCTGCGCTAAAAACAGAAAAACGACCCTGCCGCTCATCGAAGCCCTCGAGGCAATGCTGGAAAAACGAAGCCTCACGCCGACACCCTCCGAGTGA
- the dnaB gene encoding replicative DNA helicase: MDKDPALHKVPPQNLEAEESVLSAILLDNSTLLDVLETLSPEDFYRSAHAKMFAAITELFAKSEPVDLVTLANILKEKGQLEEIGGATYLAKLVNTAPLAINAQHYARIIRDKASLRQLIESANAIAARCFEDRGDVDDVIDFAEKAVFEIAGNKNKKSFHALSEIIGQSIDTLEERQGQKTLVTGVSTGFSRLDNLTSGFQNSDLIILAARPSMGKTALALNIARNAAVNAKTPVAIFSIEMSKEQLSMRLLCAEARIDSSRIRSGFFSKDHWLSLTNAAEVLSDADIYIDDSPDLSAMSIRAKARRLKMDKNIGLVIIDYLQLMKGRASAERRDLEISEISRGLKALAKELDIPVVALSQLNRKLEERHDKRPQLSDLRESGALEQDADVVLFIYRDDVYNKEENNPNKGIAELLLKKQRNGPTGDIKLAFINTYTRFEDLADDKYIKQ, from the coding sequence ATGGACAAGGACCCTGCCCTCCATAAAGTTCCACCCCAGAATCTCGAAGCCGAAGAGTCGGTTCTCAGTGCCATTCTGTTGGACAACAGCACGCTCCTGGACGTGTTGGAGACGCTGTCACCGGAGGATTTCTACCGGTCGGCCCACGCCAAAATGTTTGCCGCCATCACCGAACTGTTTGCCAAAAGTGAACCGGTAGACCTGGTTACCCTGGCAAATATCCTGAAGGAAAAAGGCCAACTTGAAGAAATAGGGGGCGCCACCTACCTGGCAAAACTCGTGAATACGGCGCCACTGGCCATAAACGCCCAGCATTATGCCAGGATCATCCGGGACAAGGCTTCCCTCAGGCAGCTCATCGAAAGCGCCAACGCAATTGCCGCCCGTTGTTTCGAAGACCGGGGGGATGTCGACGACGTCATTGACTTCGCCGAAAAAGCAGTTTTCGAAATCGCCGGCAACAAGAACAAAAAGTCGTTTCACGCGCTGTCCGAAATTATCGGGCAGAGCATCGATACGCTGGAGGAACGGCAGGGTCAAAAAACCCTTGTCACCGGCGTTTCGACGGGCTTCAGCCGGCTCGACAACCTCACTTCGGGTTTTCAGAATTCCGACCTGATCATCCTGGCTGCCCGCCCCAGCATGGGTAAAACCGCCCTGGCCCTCAACATCGCCCGCAACGCGGCCGTCAATGCCAAAACGCCCGTGGCCATCTTTTCCATCGAGATGTCCAAAGAGCAGCTCTCCATGCGGCTCCTCTGCGCCGAAGCCAGAATCGATTCCTCCCGAATCAGAAGCGGGTTCTTCAGCAAGGACCATTGGCTCAGCCTTACCAATGCGGCCGAGGTCTTGTCGGATGCCGACATCTATATCGACGATTCTCCGGACCTTTCGGCCATGTCCATCAGGGCCAAGGCGCGCAGGCTGAAAATGGACAAGAACATCGGCCTGGTTATCATCGACTACCTGCAGCTGATGAAAGGGCGAGCTTCCGCCGAAAGACGCGACCTCGAAATATCGGAAATTTCACGGGGCCTCAAGGCGCTGGCCAAGGAGCTGGACATACCGGTTGTGGCGCTCTCCCAGTTAAACAGAAAGCTGGAGGAACGCCACGACAAAAGGCCCCAGCTTTCAGACCTGAGGGAATCCGGAGCACTGGAACAAGATGCCGATGTGGTGCTTTTCATCTACCGGGATGACGTCTACAACAAGGAAGAGAACAACCCCAACAAAGGCATTGCGGAACTCCTTCTGAAAAAGCAGAGAAACGGACCCACCGGCGATATCAAACTGGCATTCATCAATACCTACACCCGCTTCGAAGACCTTGCCGACGACAAGTACATCAAACAATAA
- the rplI gene encoding 50S ribosomal protein L9, with the protein MKVILKETIDSLGIIGSEVSVAKGYARNYLLPQNKAVLATPENRNVLAQEKAKFELQIAKEKKLAEEMAERLTNVACKITAKVSEEDRLYGSITVRDIIKSLNEQGVDVEKRMVLLTEPIKTIGTHKVPIRVYKEVEPEITVEIVPE; encoded by the coding sequence ATGAAAGTCATTTTAAAAGAAACCATTGATTCGCTGGGTATCATCGGCAGCGAAGTCAGCGTCGCCAAAGGGTATGCCCGAAATTACCTGCTGCCCCAAAACAAGGCCGTGCTTGCCACTCCCGAAAACAGGAACGTATTGGCGCAGGAAAAGGCCAAATTCGAACTGCAGATTGCCAAGGAAAAGAAGTTGGCCGAGGAGATGGCCGAACGCCTGACGAACGTGGCGTGCAAAATCACAGCCAAGGTCAGTGAAGAGGACCGCCTTTACGGCTCGATTACCGTCCGCGATATTATCAAATCGCTCAACGAGCAGGGGGTCGACGTCGAAAAACGCATGGTGCTGCTAACGGAACCGATCAAAACCATCGGTACCCATAAAGTTCCCATCCGCGTGTACAAGGAGGTCGAACCCGAAATTACCGTGGAGATCGTACCCGAATAA
- a CDS encoding YybS family protein, with protein sequence MPRAVSGGAAKDITTGTIITVLFLAVTSYLPLIGFFCALFVPLPTLFYRTKLGRKLGLAVPAAAFFIMTALLGGISMDHAFFLELLLLGFVLGEFLSMDLSVDKTVVYACATVLLCALAGVLLYANISGKSIGSLVSAYIAENLKLTMSLYESMGVPEEALVNLSNSLDKIQWVLVRIIPAMVVCSTLFVAWVNVLLARAVMVQKGIFFPNFGALNRWKAPDPLIWVLICCGGLLMVPAVGIKMIGLNGLLILLTVYFMQGIAVVSYYFEKKRFPKGLRLFLYSLIALQQIFLLLIIGLGVFDMWLNFRKLNSENNV encoded by the coding sequence TTGCCCCGGGCGGTGAGTGGTGGTGCGGCAAAGGATATCACCACAGGAACCATAATTACGGTCCTTTTTTTGGCGGTCACCAGTTATCTGCCGCTCATTGGTTTCTTTTGTGCGCTTTTTGTCCCTCTGCCGACCCTGTTTTATCGAACCAAGCTGGGTAGAAAATTAGGTTTAGCCGTTCCGGCGGCGGCCTTTTTCATCATGACGGCCCTGCTGGGCGGCATTTCCATGGACCATGCCTTCTTCCTGGAACTGCTGCTGCTCGGGTTTGTGCTGGGAGAGTTCCTGTCCATGGATCTGTCCGTGGACAAGACGGTCGTGTACGCCTGCGCCACCGTACTGCTCTGCGCCTTGGCGGGTGTGCTCCTTTACGCCAATATCAGCGGTAAAAGCATAGGCTCGCTTGTATCTGCTTACATCGCCGAAAATCTCAAACTGACCATGTCCCTCTACGAAAGCATGGGGGTTCCGGAAGAGGCACTGGTAAATCTGTCGAACTCTCTCGATAAGATACAGTGGGTGCTGGTAAGAATCATCCCGGCCATGGTGGTCTGTTCGACGCTGTTCGTAGCGTGGGTCAATGTGTTGCTGGCAAGGGCCGTCATGGTGCAGAAAGGTATTTTTTTCCCGAATTTCGGCGCCCTCAATCGCTGGAAAGCCCCGGACCCACTTATTTGGGTCCTGATCTGCTGCGGCGGCCTGCTGATGGTGCCGGCAGTCGGCATAAAAATGATAGGACTCAACGGTTTGCTGATCCTTCTGACGGTGTATTTCATGCAGGGAATTGCCGTGGTCTCCTACTATTTTGAAAAAAAGCGGTTCCCGAAGGGGTTGCGGTTGTTTCTTTACAGCCTGATCGCGCTGCAGCAAATTTTTCTGCTGCTGATTATCGGTCTGGGAGTTTTCGACATGTGGCTCAATTTCAGAAAACTGAATAGCGAAAACAATGTGTAG
- the rpsR gene encoding 30S ribosomal protein S18 — translation MAAYNTQKRTRGRNIKKKRRVYHRRKVCRFCADSSIDIDYKDQKLLRYFITERGKIIPRRISGTCAKHQRALTHAIKRARTIALLPYVGTLDH, via the coding sequence ATGGCAGCTTACAATACCCAGAAACGCACTCGCGGCCGCAATATAAAAAAGAAAAGACGGGTGTACCATCGCAGAAAAGTATGCCGCTTTTGTGCCGATTCGAGCATCGACATCGACTATAAGGATCAGAAATTGCTACGGTATTTTATTACCGAGCGTGGAAAAATCATCCCCAGAAGAATATCGGGCACATGCGCCAAACACCAGAGGGCCCTTACCCATGCCATCAAACGGGCACGGACTATAGCCCTTCTTCCTTATGTGGGCACATTGGATCACTAA
- the rpsF gene encoding 30S ribosomal protein S6, producing the protein MRRYETIAILDPDLSEEGRTPVIERLTQLIPAQNGFLVKLDEWGMRKLAYDIKKKSRGYYMCLDLCGDGALVDEMERSFRIDDRVLKYMTVVLDKDVDLDAVKVEMEEAEAKAKAEAEAIAEAEAKAKAEAEAKAEAEAEAKAEAEAEAAPAETTEAEEETAEAAESDTVEASTTPTDSKEEE; encoded by the coding sequence ATGAGAAGGTACGAAACAATCGCCATTCTGGATCCCGACCTTTCCGAAGAAGGCAGGACTCCCGTAATCGAACGACTCACCCAGCTGATCCCCGCGCAAAACGGTTTTCTGGTAAAACTAGACGAGTGGGGCATGCGCAAACTGGCCTACGACATCAAAAAGAAATCGCGCGGCTACTACATGTGCCTCGACCTGTGCGGTGATGGTGCCCTGGTCGACGAAATGGAACGCTCCTTTCGCATTGACGACCGGGTATTGAAATACATGACGGTCGTTCTCGATAAGGATGTGGATCTCGATGCCGTAAAAGTGGAAATGGAGGAAGCCGAAGCCAAAGCCAAGGCCGAAGCCGAAGCCATAGCCGAAGCGGAGGCCAAGGCCAAGGCCGAAGCGGAAGCCAAGGCCGAAGCCGAAGCGGAAGCCAAGGCCGAAGCCGAAGCCGAAGCGGCTCCGGCAGAAACCACCGAGGCAGAGGAAGAGACCGCGGAAGCAGCGGAATCCGACACAGTTGAAGCATCGACCACACCAACCGACAGCAAGGAAGAGGAGTAG
- a CDS encoding lysophospholipid acyltransferase family protein, whose amino-acid sequence METDKKANKNMWFDSYPAPFENVAAYTRKHSQTTEVEGYYFTKLLLNILLKWAQSLSWKTAYRVGTGIGNLLYGLKLRRDVAMTNLDIVYGETKPPFEKERIYRESLLNLGRIIVNYLRLPYMGPDFWQNNWDWKNEEIIKDAFNRKKGVILVSGHIGMMELVGGKLGMCGYPLGFVGKKIKNPVINKLVLDSRRAMNVSPINYKDSAIRILRGIRSGEAIGMAIDQNMTAKYGTFIDWMGRPAMSVTAPAMLARRTGAAVIVGYSYQKAIDRFEVVITEEVAWEACPGDPKKEIAINNQNQANAVQRIIYAHPELWFWIHRRWKRQPDGMSNPYKQR is encoded by the coding sequence ATGGAAACGGACAAAAAAGCGAATAAAAACATGTGGTTCGATTCTTATCCTGCTCCGTTTGAAAACGTGGCGGCGTATACGCGCAAGCACTCGCAAACGACAGAGGTTGAAGGGTATTATTTTACAAAGTTACTCCTCAACATACTCCTCAAATGGGCGCAGAGCCTTTCTTGGAAAACGGCTTACCGTGTGGGTACGGGCATCGGCAATTTACTTTACGGGCTGAAATTACGCCGGGATGTCGCCATGACCAACCTGGACATCGTCTATGGCGAAACCAAGCCGCCTTTCGAAAAGGAGCGCATTTACAGGGAATCGCTGCTCAATTTAGGCAGAATCATCGTTAACTACCTGCGGCTGCCGTATATGGGGCCGGATTTCTGGCAAAACAACTGGGACTGGAAAAACGAAGAGATCATAAAGGATGCCTTTAATCGCAAAAAAGGGGTCATATTGGTTTCCGGGCATATCGGAATGATGGAACTCGTTGGCGGGAAATTGGGAATGTGCGGGTATCCGTTAGGTTTCGTCGGCAAGAAAATAAAAAATCCCGTGATCAACAAGTTGGTCCTGGACTCGCGCAGAGCGATGAATGTCAGCCCTATCAACTACAAGGACTCGGCCATCAGGATATTGCGAGGCATAAGGAGCGGCGAGGCCATCGGCATGGCGATCGACCAGAACATGACGGCCAAATACGGCACGTTCATCGATTGGATGGGGAGACCGGCGATGTCGGTTACAGCGCCTGCCATGCTTGCCCGCAGAACCGGTGCGGCCGTCATTGTCGGATACAGCTACCAGAAGGCCATTGATCGCTTCGAGGTGGTGATTACCGAGGAAGTGGCCTGGGAGGCCTGCCCGGGAGATCCGAAAAAAGAGATTGCCATCAACAATCAGAATCAGGCGAATGCCGTACAGCGAATTATTTACGCACACCCTGAGTTGTGGTTTTGGATACACCGGCGCTGGAAAAGACAGCCTGACGGGATGTCCAATCCCTATAAGCAAAGATAG
- a CDS encoding GntR family transcriptional regulator, with translation MARYMTMTEMALESLRRSILRGKLKPGTPLVPAKLDKELSLSREAIRDAIRQIVGYGLAETIPNKGTYVAQPLTLGELEMIFQLRMHAEPEIAVSALKHLTADQVTELEHLASQMETLSESTENFADHFILNREFHLNLYKPAEWSHLHRFIALWIDQILIFRSCLYPKNIYKDISKFNQEHRNILKAIQDKDPAQLKALVKSNLQSGLENIRRNYADPLRQQIDSNRRKVS, from the coding sequence ATGGCCAGATACATGACGATGACGGAGATGGCTCTGGAGAGCCTGAGAAGGTCCATCCTGCGTGGAAAATTGAAACCCGGCACACCGCTGGTCCCGGCCAAACTTGATAAAGAGTTATCATTAAGCCGTGAAGCCATTCGGGATGCGATCCGCCAGATAGTGGGGTATGGGTTGGCGGAAACGATCCCCAACAAGGGCACGTATGTGGCCCAACCGCTGACTTTGGGCGAGTTGGAGATGATCTTTCAATTGCGAATGCACGCCGAGCCGGAAATAGCCGTCTCTGCGCTCAAGCATCTTACCGCCGATCAGGTCACGGAATTGGAGCATCTGGCATCTCAAATGGAAACCTTGTCCGAATCCACGGAAAACTTCGCAGACCATTTTATATTAAACCGGGAGTTTCACCTCAATCTCTATAAACCGGCCGAATGGAGCCATCTGCACCGCTTCATTGCCTTGTGGATCGACCAGATACTGATATTTCGAAGTTGTCTCTATCCAAAAAATATATACAAGGACATCTCCAAATTCAATCAAGAGCACCGCAACATCCTCAAAGCGATTCAGGACAAGGACCCCGCCCAACTCAAAGCCCTGGTTAAATCCAACCTGCAGTCAGGACTCGAAAATATCAGACGCAATTATGCTGATCCATTGCGGCAGCAGATCGATTCAAACAGAAGAAAGGTTAGTTAA
- a CDS encoding CoA transferase, whose protein sequence is MGTGDPVRLSGPPFQNGESAYFFSVNHNKKSICVDLKQKAGIDVVHRPVARADVFMENFRPGVMDRLGLGYEALKKINPELIHGSLTAFGRKGPYKDKPGFELIIQSLTGLVDVTSPPGGPPAKIQVQMVDLTAGMVLAYATLAALYHRQVSGKGQRVETSLLESTIVMLANLAGIFLMSGKVLTGLGSRNPQAMPSQSFKTKDSYVSVVLSSDHWGRFCNALGQTEWIDHPGFKEPSYRVTHYGEMETMIQSVATTKNTAEWLEIFENHEVAAAPINTVEQAFEDPGILATGMVKSMNHPIAGEIRLLDKPWHMSETPGELKLPPPPLGWHTSEVLTAAGVEAEEIDSLKKASVIDGKKKVPVL, encoded by the coding sequence ATGGGCACGGGGGATCCGGTGCGTTTGAGTGGTCCGCCGTTTCAAAATGGTGAGAGCGCTTATTTTTTTTCGGTAAATCACAATAAAAAAAGCATTTGCGTCGATCTGAAGCAAAAGGCGGGGATCGATGTCGTTCACCGGCCTGTTGCCCGGGCCGACGTTTTTATGGAAAATTTCCGACCGGGGGTTATGGACCGGTTGGGGTTGGGCTACGAGGCTCTCAAGAAAATAAATCCGGAATTGATACACGGATCTCTCACGGCCTTCGGTCGCAAGGGGCCTTATAAGGACAAACCCGGTTTTGAGTTGATCATTCAGTCCCTTACCGGACTTGTGGACGTCACCAGTCCTCCGGGAGGCCCTCCGGCCAAAATACAGGTCCAGATGGTCGATCTCACCGCCGGTATGGTTTTGGCATACGCGACGCTTGCAGCGCTCTACCACAGACAGGTCAGCGGAAAAGGCCAACGCGTGGAAACTTCCTTGCTGGAATCGACGATTGTTATGCTGGCCAATTTGGCTGGTATTTTCCTGATGTCAGGCAAAGTCCTGACCGGATTGGGATCTAGAAATCCCCAGGCCATGCCCTCGCAGTCATTTAAGACCAAAGATTCCTATGTTTCGGTCGTATTGTCATCCGATCATTGGGGACGATTCTGCAATGCACTGGGACAAACTGAATGGATCGACCATCCGGGCTTCAAAGAGCCCAGTTATCGCGTCACGCACTATGGTGAGATGGAAACCATGATCCAATCGGTAGCCACCACCAAGAACACTGCGGAATGGCTTGAAATTTTCGAAAACCATGAGGTCGCAGCAGCCCCGATCAATACGGTTGAGCAGGCTTTTGAGGATCCCGGCATCTTGGCAACCGGTATGGTTAAAAGCATGAACCATCCGATTGCAGGGGAAATAAGACTCCTCGACAAGCCCTGGCACATGTCGGAAACGCCGGGTGAGTTGAAATTACCGCCCCCACCCCTGGGCTGGCACACATCGGAGGTTCTCACAGCAGCGGGAGTTGAAGCCGAAGAGATTGACAGTCTTAAAAAAGCGAGCGTCATTGACGGGAAGAAAAAAGTACCCGTTTTATAA
- a CDS encoding ABC transporter substrate-binding protein: MNRQQKKMSRREFVRTMAAGAAGTMVLSVGVPSLFAATPRRGGVVKCGMSFLIQTPDPHRRNGAWARQDAALAWEGLVDPISLGERFRIAAEKGAENVPEIKPMLADSWDIENNGARYVFHLKKGVKFHDGKEFDSGDVKWNWERIRDPAHFAAARKSMAQYIESIETPDRYTAVANLTQPYAGFLMGNAWVNAPMMPKDCIPYGKNFGQGDHKSDRAAPPGTGPFEMVEFKQNDKAVFKAHKDYRIPGLPYLDGVEFLVVKDQPRTLALRSGDLHYIYGVLDDYFATLFKNKKLYQTFEADNLMFYPWLFNETLTIYLNCHPTKGNSPFKDEKVRQALSLAIDRKGLAQALYGNRGIPAVQGFLPEESIWGFDNIKVPAQDIAKAKQLLKEAGYSDGLEVEFAITPTFGKNDQMAQIVQQMVRPAGFRVKILSQMGLQYWSHLVKMDYQMMVFHTGGDDPMSRYYGFLHTDNTKTTQGYSFGSAVKDPEMDRMLDDMAAEIDVMKRREKFKEIVLRTKEKAYFLPYMRYALANGWSKKVKNFHPENYYIAEQAFREAWLES; encoded by the coding sequence ATGAACAGACAACAGAAGAAGATGTCACGACGGGAGTTCGTTAGAACGATGGCAGCCGGTGCAGCCGGAACCATGGTCCTTTCCGTGGGGGTGCCGTCCCTGTTTGCGGCCACACCCCGGCGCGGGGGTGTTGTAAAATGCGGGATGTCGTTTTTGATTCAAACGCCTGATCCGCATCGCCGGAACGGCGCCTGGGCCCGCCAGGATGCCGCCCTGGCGTGGGAAGGATTGGTGGATCCGATTTCTCTGGGGGAACGCTTTCGGATAGCAGCGGAGAAGGGGGCTGAAAACGTTCCCGAGATCAAGCCGATGTTGGCGGACTCCTGGGACATCGAAAACAATGGCGCCCGCTACGTTTTCCATCTTAAAAAAGGCGTCAAATTCCACGACGGCAAGGAATTCGATTCCGGAGACGTCAAGTGGAACTGGGAACGGATCAGGGATCCGGCCCACTTTGCAGCGGCAAGGAAGTCGATGGCGCAATACATTGAATCGATCGAAACCCCGGATCGGTACACGGCAGTGGCCAATCTCACCCAGCCGTATGCCGGTTTTCTGATGGGCAACGCCTGGGTGAACGCGCCGATGATGCCCAAGGACTGCATACCATATGGTAAGAACTTCGGGCAAGGCGACCACAAATCCGACCGGGCCGCACCTCCGGGAACCGGACCGTTTGAGATGGTCGAGTTCAAGCAAAATGACAAGGCCGTCTTCAAAGCCCACAAAGATTACCGTATCCCGGGTCTGCCCTACCTGGATGGAGTCGAATTTTTAGTGGTCAAGGATCAGCCCAGGACCCTGGCACTGAGGTCCGGAGACCTGCACTATATTTATGGTGTGCTCGACGACTACTTCGCGACACTCTTCAAGAACAAAAAACTGTACCAGACATTTGAAGCAGATAATCTGATGTTTTATCCATGGCTGTTTAATGAAACCCTGACAATCTATCTGAACTGCCATCCGACCAAAGGAAATTCGCCTTTCAAAGACGAGAAAGTCCGCCAGGCACTGAGTCTTGCCATCGATCGCAAGGGACTGGCCCAGGCGTTATACGGCAACCGCGGAATTCCGGCAGTTCAGGGGTTTCTGCCAGAAGAGTCCATTTGGGGATTTGATAATATTAAAGTTCCCGCACAGGACATTGCCAAGGCCAAACAACTGCTGAAGGAAGCCGGTTATTCCGATGGACTTGAGGTTGAATTCGCCATTACGCCAACCTTCGGCAAAAACGATCAGATGGCTCAGATTGTACAGCAGATGGTGAGACCGGCAGGATTCCGCGTCAAGATCCTTTCACAAATGGGACTTCAGTACTGGAGTCATCTCGTAAAAATGGACTACCAGATGATGGTATTCCACACGGGCGGCGACGATCCCATGAGCAGATATTACGGTTTTCTGCATACCGACAATACCAAAACAACGCAGGGCTATTCCTTTGGATCGGCTGTCAAGGATCCGGAGATGGACCGTATGCTGGACGACATGGCTGCGGAAATCGACGTCATGAAACGGCGGGAGAAATTCAAGGAAATTGTATTGCGGACCAAAGAAAAAGCCTATTTTCTGCCCTATATGCGTTATGCTCTTGCCAATGGCTGGAGCAAGAAGGTGAAGAATTTCCACCCTGAGAATTACTACATCGCTGAACAGGCATTTAGAGAGGCATGGCTGGAGAGTTAA